In Thalassospira sp. ER-Se-21-Dark, one genomic interval encodes:
- a CDS encoding MDR family oxidoreductase, giving the protein MADSFRALVLDQKEKSVTAEFKNLTTDDLPAGEVLVRVKWSTLNYKDGMVLNGLGRLVRTYPHVPGVDFSGEVVSSTDDRYKPGDEVVLTGWRVGEAHWGGYAQLARVRADWLVPLPAGIDASQAMAIGTAGFTAMLAVMALEDQGVSTKQDGEVLVTGAAGGVGSVAVSILSALGYRVAASTGRAETHQYLRDLGASTIIDRNELTDTSKPLLTERWVGAIDSVGSTTLAHVLSEMKYHGVVAACGLAGGPDLPGTVIPFLLRGVKLIGIDSVMCPYETRVRAWQRLARELPKDQLQSATTKVALSDILPWGEKILKGQVQGRLLVDVQDC; this is encoded by the coding sequence ATGGCTGACTCATTTCGCGCACTGGTCCTGGACCAGAAAGAAAAAAGCGTTACAGCAGAATTCAAGAACTTGACGACAGATGACCTGCCCGCAGGAGAAGTGCTGGTTCGAGTCAAATGGTCAACTCTCAATTATAAGGACGGCATGGTCCTGAACGGATTGGGCCGGCTTGTGCGCACCTATCCCCACGTGCCCGGCGTCGATTTTTCCGGCGAAGTCGTTTCATCAACCGATGATCGGTATAAGCCCGGCGATGAAGTTGTATTGACCGGCTGGCGGGTTGGCGAAGCCCATTGGGGCGGGTATGCCCAGCTTGCACGGGTGAGGGCCGATTGGCTTGTTCCGTTACCTGCCGGAATTGATGCGTCACAGGCAATGGCAATCGGCACGGCGGGCTTCACCGCAATGCTGGCAGTCATGGCACTGGAAGACCAGGGTGTGTCGACAAAGCAGGATGGTGAAGTCCTTGTGACCGGGGCCGCCGGGGGTGTCGGTTCTGTTGCTGTTTCAATACTTTCTGCGCTTGGCTATCGGGTTGCCGCATCGACGGGACGGGCCGAAACGCATCAGTATCTCCGTGACCTCGGGGCAAGTACGATCATTGATCGCAATGAACTGACCGATACAAGCAAACCTCTTCTGACCGAACGATGGGTGGGGGCAATCGACAGTGTTGGTAGCACGACGCTTGCCCACGTTCTTTCCGAGATGAAATACCATGGTGTCGTTGCCGCCTGCGGTCTTGCCGGTGGTCCGGATTTGCCCGGGACAGTTATCCCGTTCCTGTTGCGCGGTGTGAAACTGATCGGGATTGATTCGGTCATGTGTCCCTACGAGACACGCGTGCGTGCATGGCAGCGCCTCGCGCGCGAACTACCCAAAGATCAACTGCAATCTGCAACAACGAAAGTTGCACTGTCCGATATTCTGCCATGGGGGGAGAAGATCCTCAAAGGGCAGGTGCAGGGACGTCTGCTTGTTGATGTTCAGGATTGCTAG
- a CDS encoding DUF1232 domain-containing protein — MRKASVWMIVPNLLRTLMRKDVALKSKLLLLTGLVYLVSPVDFLPDILVGIGWLDDLVIVPLLGWLSYRSLPDDVQREVIQDDLQKQPGSRRLFVYLGILAIVVIAVAVMGGMDNSLEPLSIPAAD; from the coding sequence TTGAGAAAAGCTTCGGTCTGGATGATCGTACCCAACCTGTTGCGCACTTTGATGCGTAAAGATGTGGCGCTGAAATCCAAGCTTCTTTTACTGACCGGTCTGGTCTATCTGGTCAGTCCGGTTGATTTCCTGCCCGATATTTTGGTCGGGATTGGCTGGTTGGATGATCTTGTGATCGTGCCTTTGTTGGGATGGCTGTCCTATCGAAGCCTGCCTGACGATGTGCAACGCGAAGTCATCCAAGACGACTTACAAAAACAGCCCGGGTCGCGTCGCTTGTTTGTCTATCTTGGTATTCTGGCGATTGTGGTTATCGCTGTTGCGGTGATGGGTGGTATGGACAACTCCCTTGAACCTTTAAGCATTCCCGCGGCTGATTAG
- the asnB gene encoding asparagine synthase (glutamine-hydrolyzing), protein MCGIAGYIAKDKQSLDPEILDGLRDALGHRGPDGDGRYVKGPVGFIQTRLAIIDLNTGDQPLYHENGSALIANGEIYNYLELRKDLGEEGFKTHSDSETALRKFVRDGIGGFDQLRGMYAFAIHDVVDNQVVLCRDPFGIKQIYYVETPEYFAFASEAQALVAAGLVGREVREDARSELLQVQFTTGSDMILDGIKRLQPGETIVLKNGRIVERRRHQVLSDTGATGNNLESALYEWDRVFEESVRLHQRSDVDYAMFLSGGVDSASLLGMMHRLNERPVTAYTAAFDASSVHDERELAREVAKACNANHIEVMFSENDFWTLLPEVAARMDDPAADYAILPTYKLAREAARDFKVVLSGEGGDELFGGYGRYRSVMRPFLLGGRVMRSKGTFDKIDVLRPGVLEGWRDGIAASESRESRGKRSRLAIAQAVDCADWLPNDLLLKLDRMLMSHGLEGRTPFLDPVVAEFSYQLPDRLKVRKGVGKFLLRSWLERCLPMAKPFAKKRGFTVPVSEWIAARGKELGPLVARQAGIIEIADAHRVEKLFNTPGKREGAACWHLLFYALWHQANVLGHAPCPDVFETLASFQKS, encoded by the coding sequence ATGTGCGGAATTGCCGGTTATATCGCCAAGGACAAGCAATCCCTTGATCCTGAAATCCTTGATGGTTTACGTGATGCATTGGGGCATCGCGGACCAGATGGTGACGGGCGCTATGTCAAAGGTCCCGTAGGTTTCATCCAGACACGCTTGGCAATTATCGATCTCAATACTGGTGACCAGCCGCTTTACCACGAAAATGGTAGTGCTTTGATCGCCAACGGTGAGATTTACAATTATCTCGAGCTCAGAAAAGATCTGGGTGAAGAGGGCTTTAAAACCCATTCCGACAGCGAGACTGCACTTCGCAAATTCGTGCGCGATGGTATTGGCGGGTTTGATCAGCTGCGTGGCATGTATGCCTTTGCTATTCATGATGTGGTCGACAATCAGGTCGTTCTGTGTCGCGACCCGTTTGGTATCAAGCAGATTTACTACGTTGAAACCCCTGAATATTTCGCATTCGCGTCCGAAGCGCAGGCATTGGTTGCTGCCGGACTTGTCGGACGGGAAGTGCGCGAAGATGCCCGGTCCGAGTTGCTTCAGGTGCAATTCACCACTGGCTCGGACATGATCCTTGATGGGATCAAACGACTGCAGCCCGGTGAAACCATCGTTTTGAAAAACGGACGGATAGTCGAGCGCCGGCGTCATCAGGTTCTCAGTGATACAGGTGCGACCGGGAATAATCTCGAAAGTGCGCTTTATGAGTGGGACCGGGTGTTCGAGGAATCCGTTCGACTGCATCAAAGATCTGATGTCGATTATGCCATGTTCCTGTCGGGCGGGGTCGATAGTGCGTCCTTGCTTGGTATGATGCACCGGCTTAATGAGAGGCCGGTAACGGCCTATACTGCGGCGTTTGACGCCAGCAGCGTACATGATGAACGCGAGCTCGCCCGAGAGGTCGCCAAGGCATGCAACGCCAACCATATCGAAGTGATGTTTTCCGAAAATGACTTCTGGACGCTATTGCCGGAGGTGGCCGCGCGAATGGATGATCCGGCAGCGGATTATGCCATTCTTCCGACCTACAAGCTTGCCAGGGAAGCCGCGCGCGATTTCAAGGTTGTGCTGTCGGGCGAGGGCGGTGACGAGCTGTTTGGTGGCTACGGTCGGTACCGGTCGGTCATGCGCCCCTTTTTGCTCGGCGGTCGTGTGATGCGCTCCAAGGGGACGTTTGACAAGATTGATGTCTTGCGGCCCGGTGTGCTGGAGGGGTGGCGTGATGGCATTGCAGCGTCGGAAAGTCGTGAAAGCCGGGGGAAACGGTCGCGTCTGGCGATTGCTCAGGCCGTGGACTGCGCCGACTGGTTGCCCAATGATTTGTTGCTCAAGCTTGATCGAATGCTGATGTCGCATGGTCTGGAGGGGCGCACACCGTTTCTTGATCCGGTTGTCGCCGAGTTCTCCTACCAACTTCCCGATCGCCTCAAGGTCAGAAAGGGCGTTGGCAAGTTCCTGTTGCGCAGTTGGCTGGAACGCTGTTTGCCGATGGCAAAGCCGTTTGCCAAGAAGCGCGGCTTCACGGTTCCGGTTTCAGAATGGATTGCAGCGCGCGGCAAGGAGTTGGGGCCGCTGGTCGCCCGGCAGGCCGGCATTATCGAGATCGCAGATGCGCACAGGGTGGAAAAACTTTTCAACACTCCGGGCAAACGTGAAGGTGCTGCGTGTTGGCATTTGCTGTTCTATGCGCTTTGGCATCAGGCGAATGTTCTCGGGCATGCGCCTTGCCCGGACGTTTTCGAAACACTCGCCAGTTTTCAAAAAAGTTAA
- a CDS encoding glycosyltransferase family 4 protein: MATIVLADGGIEFDGFTLEHRPLGGAETAFISLAEALAERGHDVRIINKCGEPHENNGVKWRPLSDGFPDTADLYIANRGFELMGCMPRAKRTIFWIHNPAKYLLKWRYLSRLWKIKPAIVFSGQHHLLTYPRWAPCGDRVIIPYGIEKRFMNAEVGDEIRKKRAIFTSNPLRSLDWLVNLWAEKIHPLSPDAELHVFAGPQTYGSAGDEKAQRMKVILDQAETLRDKGVVLRGPVPKSQLLDEMRHARVMPYRGDVGETFCLALGEAQAMGIPCVVQDVGCVTERIVDDKTGFVANDDDLFAKRTAEILNDDDLWEKQHKACLENQRSWGWAQAAEAFEELIP; the protein is encoded by the coding sequence ATGGCAACAATCGTTCTGGCTGATGGTGGTATAGAGTTTGACGGATTTACGCTGGAACACCGCCCTTTGGGGGGGGCTGAAACGGCATTTATCTCTTTGGCAGAGGCACTGGCAGAGCGTGGTCACGATGTTAGAATCATTAACAAGTGTGGTGAACCTCATGAGAATAACGGGGTGAAGTGGCGCCCGCTATCTGATGGTTTTCCCGACACTGCTGATCTCTATATCGCCAATCGCGGCTTTGAATTGATGGGCTGCATGCCCAGAGCAAAACGCACGATTTTCTGGATACATAATCCGGCCAAGTATTTGCTTAAATGGCGGTATCTTTCCCGCTTATGGAAAATTAAACCAGCCATTGTTTTCTCGGGGCAGCATCATCTTCTGACTTATCCAAGGTGGGCACCTTGCGGGGATCGGGTCATTATCCCCTATGGTATTGAGAAACGCTTTATGAATGCAGAGGTTGGCGACGAAATTCGAAAAAAACGTGCGATTTTCACATCAAATCCATTGCGTTCTCTTGATTGGCTCGTGAATTTGTGGGCGGAAAAAATCCATCCACTGTCACCGGATGCAGAACTTCATGTCTTTGCTGGGCCGCAAACCTACGGTTCTGCTGGAGATGAAAAAGCGCAGCGGATGAAAGTTATTCTTGATCAAGCTGAAACACTTCGCGACAAGGGTGTTGTTTTACGGGGCCCTGTGCCCAAAAGCCAACTCTTGGACGAGATGCGCCACGCACGTGTCATGCCTTATCGAGGTGATGTTGGTGAAACTTTCTGTCTCGCGCTGGGCGAAGCTCAGGCTATGGGGATACCATGTGTGGTGCAGGATGTTGGCTGTGTCACTGAACGCATTGTCGACGATAAAACCGGATTTGTTGCAAATGATGACGATTTATTTGCCAAACGCACCGCAGAAATTCTAAATGACGACGATTTATGGGAAAAGCAGCACAAAGCATGTCTTGAAAATCAGCGTTCATGGGGGTGGGCGCAGGCTGCCGAGGCTTTTGAAGAATTGATCCCATAA
- a CDS encoding glycosyltransferase family 2 protein: MMSSTPKLSVVITAHNEEERLPSCLLHVAFADEIIVLCDKCTDGTEEIAKQAGAKTLVGSWSIEGERRNYALSKVSGDWVLEVDADEHVSEELAQEIREVIKTSKFGFHHLTVHNYVGDRLVLHGWGASFGKPAYPGLFRAGCKTWGPQRVHPALSFQGEKGPKLIHPVRHYVDRNISDMIKRLDSYSTARAADLRDSGKIGSFSNNLRRFFSRFIRCYIGRKGYKEGGIGFLIALFAGLFPVLSYLKAKHEEN, encoded by the coding sequence ATGATGAGTTCGACGCCAAAACTGTCAGTAGTCATTACTGCCCATAACGAGGAAGAGCGTCTGCCCTCTTGTTTGTTGCATGTCGCCTTTGCCGACGAAATCATTGTTCTGTGCGATAAGTGTACCGATGGTACAGAGGAAATAGCCAAACAGGCAGGTGCAAAAACGCTGGTGGGTAGTTGGAGTATTGAAGGAGAGCGCCGTAATTACGCGCTCTCTAAAGTGAGTGGTGACTGGGTTCTTGAGGTCGATGCCGATGAGCACGTCTCAGAAGAATTGGCGCAGGAAATCCGCGAAGTGATTAAAACCAGTAAATTTGGTTTTCATCACCTGACAGTCCACAACTATGTCGGAGACCGGTTGGTTCTGCACGGTTGGGGGGCGTCATTTGGGAAACCTGCCTATCCGGGTTTGTTTCGCGCAGGTTGCAAAACCTGGGGACCTCAAAGAGTTCATCCAGCTCTTTCTTTTCAAGGGGAAAAAGGTCCCAAATTAATACACCCTGTGCGGCACTACGTGGATCGCAATATTTCGGACATGATTAAGCGATTGGACAGTTATTCTACCGCGCGCGCCGCCGATTTGCGTGATAGCGGTAAAATAGGTAGTTTTTCAAATAATCTCAGGCGGTTTTTCTCGCGCTTTATTCGCTGCTACATCGGTCGGAAAGGATACAAAGAAGGTGGCATCGGCTTTCTGATCGCCCTTTTTGCTGGGCTGTTTCCTGTGCTCTCTTATCTAAAAGCCAAACACGAGGAAAATTGA
- a CDS encoding glycosyltransferase family 9 protein, which produces MRLLFITSNRLGDAVLSTSVLRHYVETYPGIRVTVACGPVAAPIFEGVPNLERIIKMPKQKRGGHWWKLWKSVVLNWWDIIVDLRGSATAYVLPGRKRLVLQGNDDRVHRVEQMASTIGLAHWLYPKVWTKSEHRERAINLLPNDGRKVLAIGPSANWGGKTWATDRFIELIAYIRASEGLLPNAHLLLVGAPNEREAAKPVIEFLRPEERTVIFGDEDLLTVQACLERSDLYVGNDSGLMHMAAAAGIPTLGLFGPTREENYGPCGTTTAHVRADKSVEEIWKAGEIWRSHETQMDSLPVEKVFQAARELLARKDGSVQ; this is translated from the coding sequence GTGCGCCTGCTGTTCATAACGTCAAACCGTCTGGGCGATGCGGTACTCTCGACATCGGTTTTGCGCCATTATGTCGAAACCTATCCCGGTATCCGTGTGACGGTCGCCTGCGGCCCGGTTGCCGCTCCGATTTTCGAAGGTGTTCCAAACCTCGAACGCATCATCAAAATGCCAAAGCAAAAACGCGGTGGCCACTGGTGGAAACTCTGGAAATCGGTTGTCCTGAACTGGTGGGACATCATTGTCGACCTGCGTGGCAGTGCGACGGCTTATGTGTTGCCGGGGCGGAAGCGGCTGGTGTTGCAGGGGAATGATGATCGCGTGCACCGTGTTGAGCAGATGGCAAGTACAATAGGTCTGGCGCATTGGCTTTATCCCAAGGTATGGACGAAAAGCGAGCATCGAGAACGCGCTATTAATCTGCTACCTAATGATGGCCGTAAGGTGCTAGCAATTGGTCCATCTGCCAACTGGGGTGGGAAAACTTGGGCTACGGATCGTTTCATTGAGTTGATTGCGTATATTCGAGCAAGTGAAGGCCTTTTACCAAATGCGCATTTGCTTTTGGTCGGGGCTCCTAACGAGCGCGAAGCTGCGAAGCCTGTTATTGAATTCTTAAGACCCGAAGAGCGAACAGTAATTTTTGGCGATGAGGACTTGTTGACCGTTCAAGCCTGTTTGGAACGTAGCGATCTCTATGTCGGAAATGACAGTGGTTTGATGCATATGGCAGCAGCAGCAGGCATTCCGACCCTTGGTCTGTTCGGTCCGACGCGAGAAGAGAATTATGGGCCTTGCGGTACGACTACAGCGCACGTACGAGCTGACAAATCTGTTGAAGAAATTTGGAAGGCCGGCGAGATATGGCGCTCCCACGAAACGCAAATGGATAGCCTGCCAGTTGAGAAGGTTTTTCAGGCCGCAAGAGAGTTGCTTGCACGCAAGGATGGATCTGTTCAATGA
- a CDS encoding glycosyltransferase — protein MKILMLDHSIGFDPKDREARPLGTCQRAFIALAESLVARGHKVEARRNGGIDKDMHGVAWRQIDAELPPFGGDAVNTVIVWRDPALLSHTSVPKGATVALWFDGDPARLNADDVRLVLQEKKVQVIFTDDAQAKAFDADLAKKPIVVKPGATTSFVMASNMHWAFESRDELAVTVANSSTGVAQIIRIWETYVAPKAPNAILEVYAYDLFSAMAGENDSVSDDLLDMVRSAIDKGVRVHHPKPEADMAETVANARAFLHHGKYGTDHVGQWIVDALGAATPVVSYGGIAKSRVEDGKTGYIVPDEAAFGNITTQLLTDRSFFASQSEAARNDRREWIHVAGELEKL, from the coding sequence ATGAAAATCTTGATGCTTGATCACTCCATCGGCTTTGATCCCAAGGATCGCGAAGCCCGTCCGCTCGGAACATGCCAGCGTGCTTTCATTGCGTTGGCTGAGTCCCTTGTTGCCCGTGGTCACAAGGTCGAAGCACGCCGCAATGGCGGCATCGACAAGGACATGCACGGCGTTGCCTGGCGACAGATTGATGCCGAACTGCCGCCCTTTGGCGGTGATGCGGTCAATACCGTGATCGTCTGGCGTGATCCCGCATTGTTGAGCCACACTTCGGTGCCCAAGGGTGCGACGGTGGCACTCTGGTTCGATGGCGATCCGGCACGACTGAATGCCGATGATGTGCGTCTGGTGCTGCAGGAAAAGAAAGTTCAGGTCATCTTTACCGATGATGCGCAGGCAAAGGCCTTTGATGCCGACCTTGCCAAAAAGCCGATCGTGGTCAAACCCGGTGCGACAACATCCTTTGTCATGGCATCGAACATGCACTGGGCATTTGAATCGCGCGATGAATTGGCCGTTACAGTTGCCAACAGCTCGACCGGGGTCGCCCAGATCATTCGCATCTGGGAAACCTATGTCGCGCCCAAGGCACCAAACGCGATCCTCGAAGTCTATGCCTATGACCTGTTTAGCGCCATGGCAGGTGAAAATGACAGCGTGTCGGACGACCTGCTTGATATGGTGCGATCCGCCATCGACAAGGGGGTTCGGGTCCATCACCCGAAACCAGAGGCGGACATGGCCGAAACCGTTGCCAATGCGCGTGCGTTCCTGCATCACGGCAAGTACGGCACGGATCATGTCGGGCAGTGGATTGTCGATGCGCTGGGGGCTGCAACGCCGGTTGTGTCCTATGGCGGGATTGCCAAAAGCCGGGTTGAGGATGGCAAGACGGGCTACATCGTCCCGGACGAGGCCGCATTTGGCAATATCACAACGCAGCTTCTGACCGACCGTTCCTTCTTTGCCAGCCAGTCCGAAGCCGCGCGCAATGATCGCCGCGAATGGATCCATGTCGCTGGCGAGTTGGAGAAACTGTAA
- a CDS encoding folate-binding protein YgfZ has translation MSETFYALLPDRAVIRVSGPDRVSFLQGLVSNNIETISAEKSGYGALLTPQGKFLFDFFVYHQDEDSLLIECERGENGERAAELFKKLRMYKLRAKAELTDVTDSYDVIAVFGKDALSALSLDATPGATAHMADGIKAVDPRLAEMGARVLLPKSALTEMAAIGAEESDIETYHEMRVSLGIPNGSEELEIEKSILLENGFEELGGVDFKKGCYMGQELTARTKYRGLVRKRLLPVKIDGPAPDAGTPIMNGDKEAGIIRSVHGDHGLAMIRLERVEGDAELSAGDAKVTVSVPDWVQLPENAA, from the coding sequence ATGAGTGAGACTTTTTACGCCCTTTTGCCGGATCGCGCCGTGATCCGTGTCAGCGGCCCGGACCGGGTCAGCTTTCTGCAAGGGCTGGTATCAAACAATATCGAAACCATTTCGGCCGAGAAATCCGGCTATGGAGCGCTTTTAACGCCGCAGGGCAAGTTCCTGTTTGATTTCTTTGTCTATCATCAGGATGAGGACAGCCTGCTGATTGAATGCGAGCGCGGCGAGAATGGCGAGCGTGCGGCCGAACTGTTCAAGAAACTTCGCATGTACAAACTCCGCGCTAAGGCCGAACTGACAGATGTCACCGACAGCTACGACGTCATTGCCGTCTTTGGCAAGGATGCGCTTTCCGCCCTGTCGCTGGATGCAACACCCGGTGCGACCGCACATATGGCCGATGGCATCAAGGCGGTTGATCCGCGTCTTGCTGAAATGGGCGCACGTGTTCTTTTGCCGAAAAGTGCGCTGACCGAAATGGCGGCCATAGGTGCCGAGGAAAGCGATATCGAAACCTACCACGAAATGCGCGTTTCGCTTGGTATTCCCAATGGCAGCGAGGAACTGGAAATCGAGAAATCCATCCTGCTTGAAAATGGCTTTGAAGAGCTTGGCGGTGTCGATTTCAAAAAGGGCTGCTATATGGGTCAGGAGCTTACCGCCCGAACCAAATATCGCGGCCTTGTGCGCAAACGTCTGTTGCCCGTCAAAATTGACGGCCCGGCACCGGATGCCGGCACGCCGATCATGAATGGCGACAAGGAAGCGGGGATCATTCGATCTGTCCATGGTGACCATGGACTGGCAATGATCCGGCTTGAGCGGGTTGAGGGCGATGCTGAGCTCAGCGCAGGCGACGCAAAGGTCACTGTTTCCGTTCCCGATTGGGTTCAGTTGCCGGAAAACGCAGCCTGA
- the ppdK gene encoding pyruvate, phosphate dikinase, translating to MTKWVYGFGGGSAEGRSDMRELLGGKGANLAEMCNLGLPVPPGFTITTEVCTAFYDNDRAYPDGLNAEVETALASVEKLVGRKFGDAKDPLLVSVRSGARASMPGMMDTVLNLGLNDETVEGLANVSGDRRFAYDSYRRFIQMYGDVVLGVDHYHFEDILETVKEDKSVSLDTDMGADDWAEVVEAFKKKVKTELGEPFPQDPREQLWGAIGAVFGSWMNARANTYRRLHNIPASWGTAVNVQAMVFGNMGDDCATGVCFSRNPSTGEDRFYGEYLINAQGEDVVAGIRTPAPLTEIEKQESGSDLISMEAAMPVVFKELCDIREKLESHYRDMQDMEFTVESGKLYMLQTRAGKRTAKAALRIAVEMCRDGVISQEDAIRRVDPAQLDQLLHPTLDPEADRKVVGMGLPASPGAASGQIVFSAEAAEEWAGKGRKVVLVRIETSPEDIAGMHAAQGILTSRGGMTSHAAVVARGMGTPCVCGAGAVKIDYANKTMMSGGVTLKEGDVITLDGATGEVMLGEVATLKPDLSGDFSQLMEWADALRRLKIRTNAETPEEAETARGFGAEGIGLCRTEHMFFDPERIVSMREMILAETEKGRRAALAKLLPYQRQDFVDLFRIMKGLPVTIRLLDPPLHEFLPHGDAEIADVAKAAGVSEAIVKRRLLDLAEANPMLGHRGCRLGISYPEIYEMQARAIFEAAIEVSKDVGDPVIPEIMIPLIVGKKELEILKAAIIKVAAEVEDEKGAKLKYLVGTMIELPRAALRAGEIAEEAEFFSFGTNDLTQTTFGLSRDDASRFLDTYISKDIFAGDPFVSLDQEGVGELVSIAAERGRATRGDIKLGICGEHGGDPASIAFCEAQGLDYVSCSPYRVPIARLAAAQAALGK from the coding sequence ATGACCAAATGGGTTTACGGTTTCGGTGGCGGTAGCGCCGAGGGCCGTTCGGATATGCGTGAACTTCTGGGCGGCAAGGGGGCCAACCTTGCCGAGATGTGCAATCTCGGACTTCCTGTCCCGCCCGGCTTTACCATTACAACCGAAGTCTGCACGGCGTTTTATGACAATGACCGCGCCTATCCCGATGGTCTGAATGCCGAGGTCGAAACCGCACTGGCATCTGTCGAAAAGCTTGTTGGTCGCAAGTTCGGCGATGCCAAGGACCCGCTTTTAGTTTCTGTCCGATCCGGCGCCCGCGCATCTATGCCCGGCATGATGGACACGGTGCTTAACCTTGGCCTCAATGACGAGACGGTCGAAGGTTTGGCAAATGTGTCAGGCGACCGTCGGTTTGCCTATGACAGCTACCGCCGTTTCATTCAGATGTATGGCGACGTCGTGCTGGGCGTTGATCACTATCATTTCGAAGACATCCTTGAGACCGTCAAGGAAGACAAGAGTGTCAGCCTTGATACCGACATGGGCGCAGACGACTGGGCCGAAGTCGTCGAGGCGTTCAAGAAAAAAGTCAAAACCGAACTGGGTGAACCCTTCCCGCAAGATCCGCGCGAACAGCTGTGGGGTGCGATTGGTGCGGTGTTTGGCAGCTGGATGAACGCGCGCGCCAATACCTATCGCCGTCTGCATAACATCCCGGCCAGCTGGGGTACGGCGGTCAATGTGCAGGCGATGGTCTTTGGCAATATGGGCGATGATTGCGCTACTGGTGTTTGCTTCTCGCGCAACCCGTCGACCGGCGAAGATCGTTTCTATGGCGAGTACCTGATCAATGCGCAGGGCGAAGACGTTGTTGCTGGCATTCGGACCCCGGCCCCGCTGACCGAAATTGAAAAACAGGAATCTGGTTCGGACCTGATTTCGATGGAAGCAGCCATGCCGGTTGTCTTCAAGGAACTTTGCGATATCCGCGAAAAGCTTGAATCCCATTACCGCGACATGCAGGACATGGAATTCACCGTTGAGTCCGGTAAGCTTTACATGCTCCAGACCCGTGCGGGAAAACGCACGGCAAAGGCCGCATTGCGGATCGCAGTTGAAATGTGCCGCGATGGCGTGATTTCCCAGGAAGACGCCATCAGACGCGTCGATCCCGCACAGCTTGATCAGCTGCTGCACCCGACCCTTGACCCCGAAGCAGATCGCAAGGTCGTGGGCATGGGCCTTCCGGCGTCGCCCGGCGCGGCATCCGGCCAGATCGTCTTTTCCGCCGAGGCTGCCGAGGAATGGGCGGGCAAAGGCCGCAAGGTCGTTCTGGTGCGTATCGAAACCAGCCCCGAAGATATCGCCGGCATGCACGCCGCCCAAGGCATTCTGACATCACGCGGTGGCATGACCAGTCACGCAGCCGTGGTTGCGCGTGGTATGGGTACGCCATGCGTTTGTGGTGCAGGTGCGGTCAAGATCGACTATGCCAACAAAACCATGATGTCTGGCGGTGTGACCCTTAAGGAAGGGGACGTCATCACCCTTGATGGCGCCACCGGCGAAGTCATGCTGGGTGAAGTGGCGACCCTGAAACCCGATCTTTCCGGTGATTTCTCGCAACTGATGGAATGGGCCGATGCCTTGCGTCGCCTTAAAATCCGCACCAACGCCGAAACCCCGGAAGAAGCAGAAACCGCACGTGGTTTCGGGGCAGAGGGAATTGGCCTTTGCCGTACAGAACACATGTTCTTTGATCCGGAACGCATTGTCTCGATGCGCGAAATGATCCTGGCCGAAACCGAGAAGGGCCGTCGTGCCGCACTGGCAAAGCTTCTTCCATACCAGCGTCAGGACTTTGTCGACCTGTTCCGCATCATGAAGGGGCTTCCGGTTACCATTCGCCTGCTCGATCCGCCGCTTCATGAATTCCTGCCACACGGCGATGCCGAAATCGCCGACGTGGCCAAGGCCGCCGGTGTGTCGGAAGCCATCGTCAAGCGTCGCTTGCTTGATCTTGCCGAAGCCAACCCGATGCTGGGCCATCGCGGGTGCCGTTTAGGCATCAGCTATCCGGAAATCTATGAAATGCAGGCCCGCGCCATTTTCGAAGCCGCGATTGAGGTTTCCAAGGATGTTGGCGATCCGGTCATTCCGGAAATCATGATCCCGCTGATTGTCGGCAAGAAGGAACTCGAAATCCTCAAAGCCGCGATCATCAAGGTTGCCGCCGAGGTCGAAGACGAGAAAGGCGCCAAACTGAAATATCTGGTCGGCACCATGATCGAATTGCCGCGTGCAGCACTGCGGGCGGGTGAAATCGCCGAAGAAGCCGAATTCTTCAGCTTCGGGACCAATGACCTCACCCAGACCACGTTTGGTCTGTCACGTGATGACGCTTCGCGCTTCCTTGATACCTATATCTCCAAGGATATCTTTGCCGGTGATCCGTTTGTATCGCTTGATCAGGAAGGCGTTGGCGAACTGGTCAGCATTGCCGCCGAACGCGGTCGTGCGACCCGTGGCGACATCAAGCTTGGCATTTGTGGTGAACATGGTGGCGACCCGGCATCCATCGCGTTTTGCGAGGCACAGGGACTTGATTACGTGTCATGTTCGCCGTACCGCGTGCCGATTGCGCGCCTTGCCGCTGCACAGGCAGCTCTTGGCAAGTAA